The Candidatus Phaeomarinobacter ectocarpi genome includes a region encoding these proteins:
- a CDS encoding CPBP family intramembrane glutamic endopeptidase — translation MQEPKSGLTRDSWWLYPAHEHLRPGYGRQTLAFLAITFAITYGVGVLAFLFPNVMIGENGLSGPRAQAFFFLAVYGPTLAGLILIVSHHGWRRGLADVFAGVVAPRTPLTWVIWAVIALAVMPLGWLMVDALAHIGLGGGPIGPLNVAAIATVPVLFVTTLALIADPGPIGEEYGWRGYLLPRLIVLLGPLRASILIGIIWGIWHLPVFFFPGTNQASASYAFMMANWIGSSILMTWIFIRTGGNWFLSGVIVHASLNTSLAIGILGIDPLYALGSLFLASVVLLWRGPDLDLALMRDRAGPAPSDGT, via the coding sequence ATGCAGGAGCCAAAATCAGGCCTCACGCGCGATAGTTGGTGGCTTTATCCAGCACATGAACACCTGCGCCCCGGATATGGGCGACAGACCTTGGCCTTTCTGGCCATCACCTTTGCCATTACCTACGGCGTGGGTGTCCTCGCCTTCCTGTTTCCCAATGTCATGATCGGCGAAAACGGCCTGAGCGGACCTCGCGCTCAGGCCTTTTTCTTTTTGGCCGTCTACGGGCCAACCCTTGCCGGTCTGATCCTCATCGTGTCGCATCACGGATGGCGGCGCGGGCTTGCCGATGTATTTGCGGGGGTGGTCGCCCCACGCACGCCGCTCACCTGGGTCATCTGGGCCGTGATCGCGCTGGCCGTTATGCCGCTCGGCTGGCTGATGGTGGATGCGCTCGCCCATATCGGCTTGGGCGGCGGGCCGATCGGACCGCTGAACGTTGCTGCCATTGCCACGGTGCCGGTCCTGTTCGTCACCACCCTGGCGCTCATCGCCGATCCCGGCCCCATCGGTGAGGAATATGGCTGGCGCGGCTATTTGCTTCCAAGGCTCATCGTTCTGCTGGGCCCGCTGCGCGCCAGCATCCTGATCGGCATCATCTGGGGCATCTGGCACCTGCCGGTGTTCTTCTTTCCCGGCACCAACCAGGCGAGTGCAAGCTACGCCTTCATGATGGCCAACTGGATCGGCTCCAGCATTCTCATGACATGGATCTTTATCCGCACCGGCGGCAACTGGTTCCTTTCAGGCGTCATCGTCCACGCCTCGCTCAACACCAGCCTCGCCATCGGCATTTTGGGGATCGATCCGCTCTACGCGCTTGGCAGCCTCTTTCTCGCCAGCGTCGTTCTGCTCTGGCGCGGACCTGATCTTGATCTCGCGCTCATGCGCGACCGGGCGGGGCCTGCGCCTTCAGACGGCACGTAG